CGTTCAAAACAAAAGTGTGcagcttaaaataaatttaagaaaatcacagataatacacaaatcatatgtaaatacatgaaAACAATAGAACTATGATGTTACCATATGCAATTTAAATTGttgcaaataagtttttttacatttgttaaaaatttcataatattgcattaaaaaactttaatttcaaatagtatgctttcaataatttattaagatttttttatttatattttattacatgaAACAACAAatcgttattgtttttattatagttgGGCAACATCTTATTCAACCAGCTGATCGTATTGACGATTTCTGGAACATATCGTATACGATATCAATGATAGCGAATGATCTGGAATGCCCCTACACCGAAGGTATAAATACAGGTGACCATTAAAAGTACCGATGTTTATTGTTAAATACGATTTTGAAGTGTAAACAACTGTGTAATCTATTTGTTTGGTGTAAATTGTACAATCAAAAGTGTGATATAGTAAGTTTGTGCTCTGCATGGCTAGACTTGTTGATTTAAACGTAAGACAGTTAAAAAGGGAATTGGAAGCACGAAATTTAATAACGAAAGGGAATAAATCGAAATTGCAGGCGCGACTACTAAGAGCAATGGAGACCAATGGCGAAAATGGTGAAGAACATGAGTTTACTAGTGTGCTATCAAGAAATGACAATGTTCTGCAAGCTTTAATAGGTTCTAATGAGGATACACAGACCACAGCTCCTTTGGAAATGAACGCTTTATTGGCTGCAATAGCGGGAGTACAAGATAGTCTCATGGAAAATACAACGCAAGTGGAGGATATGCAACAGCGTATTGAAGATAACTTGGCCAAAAATTCCACACAGCTGGAAGAACGTATCCATGATAATGCTACGCAATTGGAAGAACGTATGCAACAAAATGCTTTGAAAATGGAAGAGCGTGCATTTGCAGACTTGGCGAAGTTGCGTGAAGGACTAACGGTACACTTAAAGAAATTGGAAGAAAAAGTAACCGGTATCGAAGCGCTCACTGTACAACTAAAAGAACGCCAAGCGCAATTAGAACGAGAATGGCAGAAAAGTCATGCTGAGATTAAAAGTGAATTCAAAGCTACTGATAAGAATGTGGAAAGAGACAAACCTGACAAAAACGACTGTAAGCGtgaaatatttgattataaTCCACCAAAAGCCACTGAAACTTTGGACTTAAGTCCGCCAATTTTTGATGGCACGATGtcaatttccattttcaaaCTACAATTTGAAATGGCTGTAAAGTTTTACAAGTGGAATAATGAAGAGCGGTTAGCTGCATTAGTTTTAGCACTTAAAGGTCCTACTGCCTCGATTCTACAAACGTTTACAGATACGCCGAACCCCACTTATGAAGCTGTCATGGCTGCGCTGGAAAGAAAATATAGTAGTGAGCACTGGCTCCAAATACACAAAATGCAATCGGTCACTCGCGCACAGAAACATAATGAGCCGTTACTGGATTACGCTAACGAAATTGAACGTCTTACCCATTTGGCATATACTAATGTTTCGAATGATTTCTtggaatatattaaaattcagAACTTTATACGAGGACTACGTGATTGTGATATAAAAGTGGCTATGTATTCGATGCCAAAGCCAACTTTTATTGAGACGCTAGCGTACGCAATAACGCAAGAGGCGGCCTTAAACTTAGCTAAGCCAAAGTATTATTGCGAAGATATTGGATCCTCCAATTTGGAGCGAAGTCGTAAAGGAGCTAATCATCACAAATGAGGCTATGAATCCACTATGACCACTCCTAATGTAATGCGAAAAATCAATTATGCAAGAATAGTTACAGACGATATCGCTAATGTTCATAATGTTGTATGTCATTATTAGTGCTTGTAACAATTGTATCAATAACAAAATGCGCAAACTATAAAAATTACGACGTCTAtaaaaatattgcgttttaaaATGTATGTTAAAGAATATGTTGTAGAGGATCAGCCTTATCTTTTTTGACAAACGAAAAATCATCTTTAATCTTTTTAAGTTTACCAACACTGCACACAgttcatttttaataataatgtacACCCTGTGCGCCTACACTTTATTTAAGATTTGCAACAATTAGTAATAACAAAGGTGCAAAGTATACGTGTAAATTGAACAAAAGAGGTACATAATGGTAGGTGGATTTTTGGCAAAATGCGCTTATTTTATAACATAATTAATGTTTTTGATTAGCACATTTAAAGTTTTGACAATACTTTCCCTATCGTTGTGCTTTGTTGCCTTAAAAGTTGGTTGTTTTTCGCGTTGAGCAATGTCTATGTTCACTTAACTTTGTGGTGTATTGGAAATATCTTAGTGTTTTCCAACATTTTTAATGTTTACATATGCCATAATGATCATTgctgtatatttttttactgattttacataaatatatttgatttaaattcgTAGCTCTAACAACACCTATCACTTTCAGGGCACAAAGGAGCGTTCCGGCATACTTGGCGAAGTCTTAAAACAAGATGTGTTATGGACAAAAAAGCTTGTCACATTCGTATTCCAATATATACCATTCACCAAATTACGGCTACATTGCAAATGTTTGGAGATATCATGCAACGGTATTGCCTGGTTGGCTGGCTGGTTAGCCTTCATTTGGATAGCGGATAGCAAATCACTTTATCAAATGCAGCTAAATCTGCTTTTTGGTTTAATATTAGATATTATCATAATAGCTGTGTTGAAGGCAATCTTTCGACGAAGACGACCAGCAGTGTGTTCGGATATGCTCACATTAGGGCCGGATAAATTCAGTTTTCCTTCAGGCCATGCGTCCAGATCGGCATTTATACTCATGTTTTTCACCATGCTAAATCCAGTTTCAGAGTTATTATGGATGCCCATACTATCGTGGACACTCAGTGTGTGTTTGTCCAGAGTTTTACTCAGTCGTCATTATATATTGGATGTACTTGGCGGTATGGGTGTTGGTGTTGTAGAAGCGCTACTGGTTGGTCTATTATGGATTGGTGAAAATGCTGCCTCaagtattattaattatgttaCCAATGATTATTTGCCCGGTGGTGAAGAGTAAACGTTCATTTACTAtgctgaattaaaaaataagcagGGATTGCATATTTGTTAAGTGAAATGttagccaaaaacaacaaattgacGTAacactcattttttttttaaataagcatatgtatatgaaatcacTGTGTGCGTTGAGAGAAAAAGACACAAAATTTTTTGTGATAAATATGCTAACACCTAAGAttttttagtatattaataaaaaaagcaaatgtgttttaaaaattccatttttttctttttaaagtgAAGTGTACGAATAGAAGAAATAGGTATAAagagctttaaatatttttgagaattcAAAAAAGTTTTTCTATATACCGCAGCAAGTAAACAACagcaatttaataattaatacttaacactaaatatttatttcgaaacTTTCAAAACATTCAGAACTAAATAATACAAGCACAAGattcttttatattaatataaataaggaaataatttATGAACCACACGACATACAGGCGTCTTTGTTTTCCAATGAGCAAACCATATCAGCTAAATTTTGACTGCGATTTGGTGAACCAGCTTCATCTGCTGGTGTTTGAGGTTTAACCTCACCATTCAACTCCTTGCGACTTTTGTCAACTGTGAATTGTATAGCATTTGCTGCTGGCTTCGTACGTAAGTAATACATGCCCGTTTTGAGTCCTGCTTTCCAACCATAAAAGTGTATAGAGGTAAGCTTGCCATAGTTGGGCTCGGCCACGTGTATATTGAACGATTGGCTTTGATCGATGAATGCGCCACGATCTGCGGCCATTTTGATGGAGGTTTTCACTGAAATCTCCCAAACAGTCTTGTACAGATCGCGTATATGTTTCGGTATGGTTTCAATGTTTTGTATAGAACCACGATGTGTTATAATAGTATTTTTCATATCATCATCCCACAAACCCAACTCGGTTAGATCGCGTAACAAGTGATGATTCACAACTTGGAATTCACCCGAAAGCACACGAcgtgtataaatatttgaagtgtACGGTTCAAACGACTCATTATTGCCCATAATTTGTGCGGTAGAAGCAGTTGGCATCGGCGCAAGCAGCAAAGAATTGCGTACACCATGTTGCTTTATTTTCTCCTTCAATTCGGTCCAGTTCCAGAGATCAGTTGGCGTTTTATCCCACATGTCATATTGTAGTATACCCTTGCTGACTGGTGAACCTTCATATGTCTCGTAAGTGCCATATTTTTCAGCCAATTCACAACTGGCTTCCAATGCGCCATAGTAAAtagtttcaaatatttgttgattCAACAAGTATGCCTCATCACTTTCGTATGGAAAACGCATTAAAATTAAGGCGTCGGCAAAACCTTGTATGCCAATACCAATGGGACGATGTCGCAAATTCGATTTCTTGGCCTCCGGTAAGGGATAATGATTGACGTCtatgattttgttcaaattacgCGTAACAATTTTTGTGACTTCTTTAAGACGCTTGAAGTCATACGTTTTATCTGGTGTGACATACATGTTCAATGCTATTGAGGCTAAATTGCAAACGGCTACCTCATCGGGTGCGGAATATTCAACAATTTCGGTACATAAATTACTACATTTAATCGTGCCAATATTCTGCTGATTACTCTTTCTATTGCAAGCATCTTTATACAACATGTACGGTGTGCCGGTCTCTACCTGCGATTCAATAATGGCAAACCAAAGACTTTGTGCTTTAACCTTCTTATTAGCACGTCCTTCTTGTTCATATTTCTCATATAATTTCTCGAACTCTTCACCCCATACTTCATGTAAACCCGGACACTTATGTGGACACATTAGCGACCAGTCTTCATCGGCTTCGACACGTCGCATAAATAGATCCGGTATCCACAAGGCATAGAATAAATCTCTTGCGCGATGCTCTTCTTTGCCagtatttttcttcaaatccAAAAACTCGAAAACGTCCGCATGCCATGGTTCCAGATAGATGGCGAAGGCGCCGGGACGCTTACCGCCACCTTGATCAACATACCGCGCTACATTATTGAACACTCTGAGCATTGGCACCAAACCATTGGAAGTGCCATTTGTGCCCGCAATTGCTGTGCCTTTCGCGCGTATGCAATGCACATTCAAACCAATACCGCCAGCAGACTTGGAGATCAATGCACAGTGATGTGCCGATGTGAAAATACCGTCAATTGAATCGTCCACCATGGTAAGCAGAAAGCACGATGACAATTGCGGTTGCTTGGTGGCAGCAGCGAATAGCGTTGGTGAGGCATGTGTAAAATAACGCTCAGAAAGCAAGTTGTATGTTTCAATTGCGGCATTAATATCTTCACCATGTATACCGATGGCAACGCGCATTAACATGTGTTGCGGACGCTCAAcaattttgccattcaactTGAGCAAATACGAACGTTCGAGTgttttaaaaccaaaataattataacCAAAGTCACGGTCATAGATTATAGCGGAGTTCAAGCGATCTGCATGTTGCTTTACAACATTATAATGAAAATCCGAGATTATAGGGGTTGGTAAGCCCGTTTCGGCGCTCACATGGAAATAGAGCGCGCTTATTACGTCTAATAAGGAAAAGGGTAGAAATTTGTGATATTCAAATaacttttaaaactatttttaatattttagttatatACTTGTgcaaaaagtacaaaattagTTCAGACTTACCggaaaatacttttttagttTCTTTATGCAAATTTGATATAGCAATGCGTGCAGCCAATGTTGCGTAGTCGGCATGTTGTGTGGTGAGACTTGCCGCTATTTCGGCAGCCAAGTTATCTAGCTCTTGTGTGGTGACCCCACAATACAAGCCATTTATAACCTTTAATGTAATGGCCACCTTTTAggtgtaatttaaaataaaaaatatataaaaaacgttAGCAAGCACTTTCTATACTTTTTATGTGactaaacagaaaaaaatacataaatttattattttcatttaccgGGTCAACGAAATCCATGTTGAGGCCATAGCACAGCTTTTGCACACGCGAAGTGATTTTATCGAAGTGTATATCTTCTTTACGCCCatctataaaaatgtataactatttgttaaaagcaataaaattaatgaaaatattaaattttgtaattcttttatgttattattaatttctttcaaattgtCCAATAAGAAtccaataaacaaattttttatgtcCTACTATCTATTGCCATCTCAGTAAAACCCATCTTGCATACAGTAACTATTTCACAATACATTTGCATATTATAAGTTTAGTTAAAACTTATGCAAAAAGTGCTTACGAGCATGCACGAACATGTTGATGCattttctcagaaattatatgtatataaaaagccGGTTCTTACTTTAAACAATGTACGTCACTGATAAGCGTTTTTCATAACTTACCTcgtttaattacatataattttggtgatttcatttttaacaaatacTATTAGCCAATCTCCAAGTGCCAATTAAACAACCAAATCAGACAAATTCGCCAAGTAGAATGTTGCTAAAACGCGCCAAAAAATACGTTTGAAGTCTTATTGCATACTGAATTCGCAAATAATGTGGAACGAAACAAAACAGTGACCCAgtcaacttttattttacaaaaattatgagACACAACTAAAATTACGaacaataaacatttaaattgaatacaattacaaattaaataataaaaaaatatattttaatcatatattgctttaaaaataCGAATATTATTGTATAAAACTCAAATTTGCTGCCTCGGTACAGGGTGTACATGAAACAAAAAcgcttgaaatataaaaatagcgcAATTTTAAAGTTGGCCGCTCTAAGTTGGCAGGGTTCTTGCGTTCAATAACGCCAGCACATggcaatactatatatgattaaTGTTGTTCGTTGCCTTGTAATCATGGTGATTGATTCGGTCTgcctcaaataagcaaaaaaactaTAGTTTCTTTTgataatgtagaaaaatcggTGTATACAAGTGTTCGAAAGTGTTTTTTACCTAaccaaac
This portion of the Zeugodacus cucurbitae isolate PBARC_wt_2022May chromosome 3, idZeuCucr1.2, whole genome shotgun sequence genome encodes:
- the LOC105214729 gene encoding uncharacterized protein LOC105214729 isoform X1, which codes for MARLVDLNVRQLKRELEARNLITKGNKSKLQARLLRAMETNGENGEEHEFTSVLSRNDNVLQALIGSNEDTQTTAPLEMNALLAAIAGVQDSLMENTTQVEDMQQRIEDNLAKNSTQLEERIHDNATQLEERMQQNALKMEERAFADLAKLREGLTVHLKKLEEKVTGIEALTVQLKERQAQLEREWQKSHAEIKSEFKATDKNVERDKPDKNDCKREIFDYNPPKATETLDLSPPIFDGTMSISIFKLQFEMAVKFYKWNNEERLAALVLALKGPTASILQTFTDTPNPTYEAVMAALERKYSSEHWLQIHKMQSVTRAQKHNEPLLDYANEIERLTHLAYTNVSNDFLEYIKIQNFIRGLRDCDIKVAMYSMPKPTFIETLAYAITQEAALNLAKPKYYCEDIGSSNLERSRKGANHHK
- the LOC105214728 gene encoding ribonucleoside-diphosphate reductase large subunit, whose protein sequence is MKSPKLYVIKRDGRKEDIHFDKITSRVQKLCYGLNMDFVDPVAITLKVINGLYCGVTTQELDNLAAEIAASLTTQHADYATLAARIAISNLHKETKKVFSDVISALYFHVSAETGLPTPIISDFHYNVVKQHADRLNSAIIYDRDFGYNYFGFKTLERSYLLKLNGKIVERPQHMLMRVAIGIHGEDINAAIETYNLLSERYFTHASPTLFAAATKQPQLSSCFLLTMVDDSIDGIFTSAHHCALISKSAGGIGLNVHCIRAKGTAIAGTNGTSNGLVPMLRVFNNVARYVDQGGGKRPGAFAIYLEPWHADVFEFLDLKKNTGKEEHRARDLFYALWIPDLFMRRVEADEDWSLMCPHKCPGLHEVWGEEFEKLYEKYEQEGRANKKVKAQSLWFAIIESQVETGTPYMLYKDACNRKSNQQNIGTIKCSNLCTEIVEYSAPDEVAVCNLASIALNMYVTPDKTYDFKRLKEVTKIVTRNLNKIIDVNHYPLPEAKKSNLRHRPIGIGIQGFADALILMRFPYESDEAYLLNQQIFETIYYGALEASCELAEKYGTYETYEGSPVSKGILQYDMWDKTPTDLWNWTELKEKIKQHGVRNSLLLAPMPTASTAQIMGNNESFEPYTSNIYTRRVLSGEFQVVNHHLLRDLTELGLWDDDMKNTIITHRGSIQNIETIPKHIRDLYKTVWEISVKTSIKMAADRGAFIDQSQSFNIHVAEPNYGKLTSIHFYGWKAGLKTGMYYLRTKPAANAIQFTVDKSRKELNGEVKPQTPADEAGSPNRSQNLADMVCSLENKDACMSCGS
- the LOC105214729 gene encoding uncharacterized protein LOC105214729 isoform X5, whose protein sequence is MARLVDLNARLLRAMETNGENGSNEDTQTTAPLEMNALLAAIAGVQDSLMENTTQVEDMQQRIEDNLAKNSTQLEERIHDNATQLEERMQQNALKMEERAFADLAKLREGLTVHLKKLEEKVTGIEALTVQLKERQAQLEREWQKSHAEIKSEFKATDKNVERDKPDKNDCKREIFDYNPPKATETLDLSPPIFDGTMSISIFKLQFEMAVKFYKWNNEERLAALVLALKGPTASILQTFTDTPNPTYEAVMAALERKYSSEHWLQIHKMQSVTRAQKHNEPLLDYANEIERLTHLAYTNVSNDFLEYIKIQNFIRGLRDCDIKVAMYSMPKPTFIETLAYAITQEAALNLAKPKYYCEDIGSSNLERSRKGANHHK
- the LOC105214729 gene encoding uncharacterized protein LOC105214729 isoform X4, whose amino-acid sequence is MARLVDLNARLLRAMETNGENGEEHEFTSVLSRNDNVLQALIGSNEDTQTTAPLEMNALLAAIAGVQDSLMENTTQVEDMQQRIEDNLAKNSTQLEERIHDNATQLEERMQQNALKMEERAFADLAKLREGLTVHLKKLEEKVTGIEALTVQLKERQAQLEREWQKSHAEIKSEFKATDKNVERDKPDKNDCKREIFDYNPPKATETLDLSPPIFDGTMSISIFKLQFEMAVKFYKWNNEERLAALVLALKGPTASILQTFTDTPNPTYEAVMAALERKYSSEHWLQIHKMQSVTRAQKHNEPLLDYANEIERLTHLAYTNVSNDFLEYIKIQNFIRGLRDCDIKVAMYSMPKPTFIETLAYAITQEAALNLAKPKYYCEDIGSSNLERSRKGANHHK
- the LOC105214729 gene encoding uncharacterized protein LOC105214729 isoform X2, with translation MARLVDLNVRQLKRELEARNLITKGNKSKLQARLLRAMETNGENALIGSNEDTQTTAPLEMNALLAAIAGVQDSLMENTTQVEDMQQRIEDNLAKNSTQLEERIHDNATQLEERMQQNALKMEERAFADLAKLREGLTVHLKKLEEKVTGIEALTVQLKERQAQLEREWQKSHAEIKSEFKATDKNVERDKPDKNDCKREIFDYNPPKATETLDLSPPIFDGTMSISIFKLQFEMAVKFYKWNNEERLAALVLALKGPTASILQTFTDTPNPTYEAVMAALERKYSSEHWLQIHKMQSVTRAQKHNEPLLDYANEIERLTHLAYTNVSNDFLEYIKIQNFIRGLRDCDIKVAMYSMPKPTFIETLAYAITQEAALNLAKPKYYCEDIGSSNLERSRKGANHHK
- the LOC105214735 gene encoding polyisoprenoid diphosphate/phosphate phosphohydrolase PLPP6, which translates into the protein MIIAGTKERSGILGEVLKQDVLWTKKLVTFVFQYIPFTKLRLHCKCLEISCNGIAWLAGWLAFIWIADSKSLYQMQLNLLFGLILDIIIIAVLKAIFRRRRPAVCSDMLTLGPDKFSFPSGHASRSAFILMFFTMLNPVSELLWMPILSWTLSVCLSRVLLSRHYILDVLGGMGVGVVEALLVGLLWIGENAASSIINYVTNDYLPGGEE
- the LOC105214729 gene encoding uncharacterized protein LOC105214729 isoform X3; protein product: MARLVDLNVRQLKRELEARNLITKGNKSKLQARLLRAMETNGENGSNEDTQTTAPLEMNALLAAIAGVQDSLMENTTQVEDMQQRIEDNLAKNSTQLEERIHDNATQLEERMQQNALKMEERAFADLAKLREGLTVHLKKLEEKVTGIEALTVQLKERQAQLEREWQKSHAEIKSEFKATDKNVERDKPDKNDCKREIFDYNPPKATETLDLSPPIFDGTMSISIFKLQFEMAVKFYKWNNEERLAALVLALKGPTASILQTFTDTPNPTYEAVMAALERKYSSEHWLQIHKMQSVTRAQKHNEPLLDYANEIERLTHLAYTNVSNDFLEYIKIQNFIRGLRDCDIKVAMYSMPKPTFIETLAYAITQEAALNLAKPKYYCEDIGSSNLERSRKGANHHK